The Streptomyces sp. M92 nucleotide sequence GCTCTCCTGGTGGCGGCCGGCCGGGTCCGGACTCATGCGATCCCCTGCTTCCGCAGCTCGGTGGCCAGTTCGTACAGGCCCGCCAGGTCCATGCCCTCGGCGAGCAGCGGCAGTTCGTGCAGCGGGAGGCCCAGTCCGGTCAGGACGGCCCGCTGCTCCTCCTCCAGGGCGTACCGCTCGGCGTACTCCTCGGCCTGCGCCAGCAGCGGGTCCACCAGCCGCTCGGCGTGCCCGCCGCGCCGCGCCCCGCCGAGCCCGGCGGCGGACAGGGAGCGGGCGAGCGCCGTACGAGGTGTGCTCCGTACGAGGTCCAGCCCGGCGGCGTCCAGCACCGAGGGCCGGACCATGTTGACGACGACCCGCCCCACCGGGAGCCGTGCCGCCCGCAGCTCGGCGATGCCGTCCGCGGTCTCCTGGACCGGCATCTCCTCCAGCAGCGTCACCAGGTGCACGGCGGTCTCCCGCGACTTGAGCACCCGCATCACCGCCTGCGCCTGATTGTGTATCGGGCCGACCTTCGCGAGCCCGGCCACCTCGTCGTTGACGTTGAGGAAGCGGGTGATGCGGCCGGTCGGCGGGGCGTCCATGACGACGTAGTCGTACGCGAACCGCCCGTGCTTGTCCTTGCGCCGCACCGCCTCGCAGGCCTTGCCGGTCAGCAGGACGTCTCTGACCCCGGGCGCGATGGTGGTCGCGAAGTCGATCGCCCCGAGCTTCTTCAGCGCCCGTCCGGCGCTGCCCAGCTTGTAGAACATCTGGAGGTAGTCCAGAAGCG carries:
- a CDS encoding ArsA-related P-loop ATPase, with protein sequence MSRLQVVSGKGGTGKTTVAAALALALATEGKRALLVEVEGRQGIAQLFETEALPYEERKIAVAPGGGEVYALAIDPELALLDYLQMFYKLGSAGRALKKLGAIDFATTIAPGVRDVLLTGKACEAVRRKDKHGRFAYDYVVMDAPPTGRITRFLNVNDEVAGLAKVGPIHNQAQAVMRVLKSRETAVHLVTLLEEMPVQETADGIAELRAARLPVGRVVVNMVRPSVLDAAGLDLVRSTPRTALARSLSAAGLGGARRGGHAERLVDPLLAQAEEYAERYALEEEQRAVLTGLGLPLHELPLLAEGMDLAGLYELATELRKQGIA